The genomic region aatcaCAGAGCCTCTTACACAGCCGTCCCCACGAGAGCGGGCTCCAGGAGTGGCCCCAGTTCCACGTGCatgcctccttcccctcccttcctgctccccccctccccccgctcctggGACAGGTGCCTGAAGTAGCCCAGAAGTCCCCCTCCCCACAACTGAGCATTTTGGGGTTGGGgttgttacagaacctggactggatcgcccgacggaagaaccaagcggcacccggagatcttggaagACAAGTTTATTTAACAccagcgggctcagaggagagtggtctccaaaggtctgagccccgagcacaaacaaaggggggcaatttatacacatCTACTTCCGCGTACTGGGCACTCTTGGCGTgtgcgcgaagcggggcagggagaggaatcCGGAAGAGCCCCGTGGCGAGGACTGGGGCTCTCCCGCCagctcggtcggccatcttaggacacagactTTCCTTATCAGGGTAAGGCCCTCTCCTGCAGGGAGGTGTGTGGACAGAAAGCCCTGGGGACACTTCTACCTCTTGGCCCCCACAGAACTGGCTGGAGGGGGTCCTGCGCTTTTCTCCCCtccatttctggaggctgggcagGCCCCAGGACTTTGATAAGCAGTGCACTCTGCCCTGTTCCTACCAGAGCCTGAGGCTCTCAGGCTCCCTGTGGCTCCAGGATTCTGAGAACTGAATGTGTTTTCGCCATTTGGCACGGCAAGAGGCCTCACGCGTCCAACGGTAGCTGGTCCTCCGACAGCAGCAAGAACAGGGGTAGCTCCTGAGCCGGCGTGGTCCAGGCATGGTCCCGCCCTGGTGTGGCCGAGCGCACAGCCTTCTCCCTgccggccccctcctccctgccccagactTCCCTAAGGCTCAGGTGGACACAGAGTCAGCCCCACCCGAAGCCCTGCCCTTGCTCTGCAGTTCACCAGCAGCAGGGGCTCCCCTCTGCCCGCCTGCCCCCTTCCCTTATCAGCTCAGGCTCAGCGTGTCAAATTAGCCTCCTCAGGGACCCTGGCGCCCCCGCTCTGGTTTATCCTGCATACCACTGAGAAATAACCTTCCAAGAGCACCGATGTGACCATATACCTCCTCTGATTAAAAACCTTCAGCAAGTCTCCATTTGATCTTCTGGAAAAAAACCAATGCACTAATAATGCGTGGATTATGCTACTTATCTAAAACAAGCTGTTCTGGACTCCGCTGCTGGCCCTCTCTCCACATGACTCACTTAGGCCTCACAGCAACCTCGACAGAGATattatttccccccattttacaaggaaactgaggcagaggctataactgacttgtccaaggtcacagagctgggaaatgCCTCCACTGGGATACTTGAAAGGAATTCCAAACTCCTAACAGTCGAGGCCATCCGTCACGGGGCTCCAGGGTCTCCCCTGGCTCCCAGGCAGTGGGATGCCCCCAAAGGGCATGGCACGTGCCCACTGTCCCCACTTCTAGTCTCACAGTTCCTCTGCCAAGAACGTTCTCCCACCTGTTGGACgcttcccccacctcccatgcCCAGCCTGACACCACCTCTGAGTCTCTACCCTTTGCTGTGCACACTCATGACACTGGAATCCATTGATGAGGCACCTGCCACCCACTGTCTTTGCATGTGGTTGTTCACACCTACATCTCACCTCCCTTAGAGGGCAGAGGCCAGTGTGACATTTCCCTCCATGTCCTCACAGACCCATAATAAGGTGGGTGGCTCAAGAGGACactgcagaatgaatgaatggacggatggatggacatCACTGCCGCCGCCAGCATGCTGTCACGACCACAACGCTCTGGGTGCAGGGAAACATGGCTCCTCCAGGAGACTGGTGAAGTTCCTGGCACCCTGTGCCTCTGGGTGGCAGGGTGGGTATTGGGGCTGGCAGGTCACCAAGCAGAGCACCATCTGTTCCCAAACAGAGTGACTCAGACTTGACTTGTGCAACCAGCAGCCTCCCACCGTGGAGACCTGTAGAGACGAGTGCCTACTCCCCCGGATTCCTCTCCACAGGCCGTGCCCATCTGCCCAGTGGGGCAAAGGAAGAGTTGGGGGTGTGGGCACCTGGTAGAGTCATGGTTTCCAGGGACAGGCTGGAGCAGTTACTCTTGGCTTCTCAATCTCCGCCACATAAGCACTTGGGAGCGTAAAATAGATGGTCAAGCCTGAGGTCCTGGACCAACAGGGGGGTCAAAACATCAGGGTCTGCCAGACCAGCTGGGGAGGTCAGAACATTGGGGAGCCCCTAGGCCAACTGGAGGGTCAGATCATCAGGGTCTCCCCCGACCAACTGGGGGTCAAAACATCAGGGTCTCCCCAGGCCAACTGGGGGGTCAAAACATCAGGCCCCCCTCAGACCAACTGGAGGGTCAGAACACCAGGGTCCCCCAGACCAACTGAGGGGTCAGAACACTGGGGGGCCCCCAGACCAACTGAGGGTCAGAACATCAGGGCCCCTAGACCAACTGGGAGTCAGACCATCAGGGTGTCCCCAGACCAACTGCGGGGTCAGAACATTGGGGGACCCCTAGACCAATTGGGGGTCAGATCATCAGGGCCCCCCAGACCAACTGAGGGGTCTGAACATCAGGGTCTCCCCAGACCATCTGGAGGTCAGAACACTGGGGGATCCATGCATGGCCTTTTTCAGCAGCTCTCGGGTACATCAATCGTTTGGTTGAGGGAGGAATTGCTGGGTTTCAGCaaagggcaggtgcaggggcgcctgggtggctcagtcggttaagcgtctaccttcagctcaggtcatgatttcgggctccttgctcagcagggagcctgcttctccctctccctctgcctgctgctctccctgcttgtgttctctctctctgtgtcaaataaataaatacaattaaaaacaaaaacaaaaaagggcagGCACAGGCTGGACCAGTAGAGGTGAGATGCAAAGCGGGTGCCAGTGCCTTGGGCATGAGGGCCATCTGCAGTAGGGAAGAGATGAGAGCACCCTAAGATGGTAAACAAGTGTAGATGAGCAAGAAGGAGCTTGCAGAATGGGACATCTGGGTGCTTTCCCAGAGAGAGTAAAACCAAAGAgaagggcaggaggagcaggggagctcctgtgtgggtgggtggtggCTGGGAGAGGACAGCTCTGCTCCCTCAGAGGGTAACCGAGCAGTCCCAGTGAATGAGGGGTATGGCAGCCTCACTGTGGACCCTCAAACTCAAACCTGGACTAGTTTACAGAGAAAAATGGGATGAGGTGTCCTATCtagatttttttcctgagaatCTGGACCATACAAGCCCTGTACCCTGGGTGGCAGAGGCGATGGTGCCCTGTGAAGAACACTGATCTGAAATCCTAAAAACTGGTACAATGGCCTGACATCTACATCTCTGTCCTATGACATACATGGCCTGGACCCTCCCTGTTTCCACACCGGGAGCGAGTGAGCTTGTGATGGTTTGTTTTTGGTAACTTGGCTGGACCGAGGGACACCCAGATGGCTGgtaaaacattgtttctgggtGTGTATGAGGGGAGTTGGTGAAAGCAGGtggccctccccagtgtgggggGCACCAACCAGCCCATCCAGGGCTCggatagaacaaaaaggtggaggaagggtgaATTTGCTCCCTGCTCTTGAGCTGGGACACGGGCCCCCCTGGATCTTGGGCTTCTGGACTCAGGCTGAATGACCCCGTGGATTGCGGGACTTCTGGGCCACCATAatcacgtgagccaattcctataataaaacTCCTCTTACAACCCTCTACACGTCCCATTGGTGCTGTGTCTCTGGGGCACCCTGGCTAATCCAGGACTGCTGGAATTTTATATCCTGTGCATAGAGGATGGGGCAGCAGAGAGGTGCCCTCTCGCTCAGTCACTCCGggtcttttctcttcctgttgaGTAGACATTGCAGAGACCCCCCCCTCAATCCAGTGGGCACCGTGGAAGCCATCGCTTGGGGGTAGAGGTGAGGCCTTGTGGGAGAAGGACCCTGCCCGGTCACCCAGCATCCAGAGCGATGCGAGGAGGGTTTGCGATCGATCAGCCACACTCCTGGGGTCCACACATCTTACGCTCAAGGAGTTCACGATCCAGTGTGAATGTGGatgtgtttatattattatttggGGTTCTGAGGAAGAAGACTAGGCCTTATTCACAAGGAGCTATAATATAAGATGCACTTGGATGAGAGTGGTACAAAGAGAGAGTCAGTcattccaatgtgtgtgtggaGGATCCACCACCCTGTtctggaaggcttcctgaaggagcaGGCTTTTAATATGGACCTTAAAAGAAACTCCTGCCAGAAATAGATataaattaggatttttaaaaatccaggggcaattcaatgaagaaaatgtATTACTTAGTACATACTTGAAATATTTGAGTAAtacaagaaatgaaatatttcattacttGAAATATCTGTTTTGACTGGAAGTAGAGTAATTCATCTAAAATCAATGTCCTGATTAATATCTTGAAGGATTTGGCGAGAATTTTGCTTCAGTTCAGATTAGTTTTGCTTTCACCAAAGCTGGTTTCCCCCAGTAGACTTATCAGTTTAGTTCTGCTCAGCTAAATGTCAGTTTCGTGGGTGATTCCTATTTCAGACACCGAGCCTTTACCAAATACCACCTAGAACACATGCAAAATCTGTCTCACTGAGCCAGTTCATACATCTGTGAATTAAAGCAACAGGCTCTACTGAAAATCTGTTAGAAGAGGGAGACCTGCCTGATCTATGGTCCACAAGATCCTTGACGCTGGAGTCTTGCTCTACTCCATCTCTAAATGACTCCGTTCTCCTTCCTCCAAATCATAGACCCAATGGACGAAAACAAACACAAGAGCAAACCAAGAACAGAACGCAGAGAACGTTCATCTTAGTCGGGTGGTGGGGTGAGAGGCTCAGGTGAACCGACTAAGATAAATGACCAAGCCAGAACAACACAACAAAGCTAAAACTTTCAACCGGGTGAGGAAAACTCCAGAGAAATACTCAAAAAGGTCTTAAACCATCTCTTCCAATATGAATCTCTGTAATCCTCATAAAgtgtttttacaaataatttttttttttttgtaaattgggAAATAACCAGCAAATCGGCCATTGGCAGAATCAGTCTTGGCAAACTGATTTTCAGAGAACTGACTTTCCCTGAAGTCACCTCGAGCTGTGTTGGCTCTGGGGACGCTTCTCGCGCTCCTTCCAGTCCTCCCCAGAGCTCTAGATTGGGGCAGGGCGGCTTCCCGAACTTGGACCCCACCCTCGAAAGTCCTCCAGGAGATTTGGAGTCACTGCTGAGGCTGTTTCTGTTTATCTCCCAGGTGCCAGGTGCAGCGAGAAGGTCACTAGGATTGTCGCCTTCCAGAAGATTCTCCACCCTGTGGCTCCTGACCAACTCTCTCCACCAGACCCCCCATGCCCAAGGGGTCCTTCGTCCTTGGGGCAGGGCCACCAGAGTCTCAGGGTGGAAGactgtgggggggtgggggatgaggcaCTGCTGGAGGGGGCAGCCTCTGAAGCCTCAAAGTCCACACACATCTGTCTCTCATTGGAGACCTGAAGTGAGTCACTTCCTTTCCCAGACCCTCAGATTCCCCGTTTGTCCTCCTGGGGTAACAGATAAAGAGAGGTTTCTGCTGCTCTGTTCCTGCCCTGTGGCCCAGCACACCCTTTTCAGGAACAGCTCCTGAGTGAACAGCCTCAGATGCCCCATCTCCTAGCCCCCTGGGGCTGCCAGGGGCctcatttctccccttccctctgccagtTCCAATCTTTCTAGTGCCGCGTACATGATGTTGAGCAGAGCACACTGTAGACATACGAAAACACAGAGAGCAGAACGGCCCCGTAGCTTGCAGCCAGTTTGCGGAGTGCCACAGGAAGGGTCGGTGGACCGCCTCCCGGCCCCTTGGCCCCCGCTCCCATGCAAACACCAGTCCTGAACGTGCGCTCACTGTTGACGGTGGGAGTTTACTATTCCCATGCATGAGCCACATATTTCTTCAAAGTCGGGGaagaaaaggttttgttttttttttttaaagaaagaaaatcgaCTTTACACTCCATCCACTCCAGCAGCGGTTCTCAGATGTCTGGGGCTATGGGACAGTGAAATACCCACATTCATTTGGGGCACTTTGTAAGGACTCTTCATTTTTCCGAGtaagaacatgaaaaaaagtCCCACGAAAGTATCCCCTGCCATCACAGTGGCTTCATGGAAGAAAGGACATTTaacatggaaaatacagaaagagtGTGTTCTCAGAATTTTAAACACGGCATGCATTTAGGCTAGTcgaaaaattctttatttttcctgtttccaCACAGAGCCTGGAAACCTTCACCTTGGGCCAGCTTGGCATTTAGGACTCACTCATTTAGAAACTCAGACCTCTGTGACTACGTCTGGAAGGGGACAGGGACTTTCTGGAGGGAACCACCCCCGTCCTGGACCCGAAGAGTATTTCTGCCGCTCCTTCCCTCACCACACCAGGTCATTTGCTGCCTTTGTCCCATCTCTTTATTGCCACATCCGAACCTCCCCCAGATCCCACACTTCTGTCATCTTGCTCCCTGGCCCATCCCCTGCCTCCCTCAGAACCTCAGGGGATATGAGACTCCTTCCCTGCCTCAgagcccgccccccgcccagcccACCGGGCCTCCCAGCCCTCAACCCGGGCAGGAGCTGCCCTGCTGTGTCTGACACCTGCTAGGCTTTGGAGGGGGCCTGGCCGTACTTGGGGACTCAGTCTGAGGACAGGGCTGGGAAGAAGGAGACAGCAGCGTGTGAGGGTCATGGGAGACTGGAATGACCCACCGACGATGTCaaatgggagagaagaaaacagaaagaccTCATCCGAGCCACAGCCCCCCCTTGGTGAcctggccctgccccccccccactggggTTTAGCTGGACAGGCTCTGCCACTCACCCCCACCCGCGCCGGAATGAGGGGCAGGCGGGAAAGGGCGGGCGCTGGTATTTTGCAATAACCCCCCAGGGAAGCTGGCTCGGTCTCCCCACCCTtagctgagaaccactgacttgGCACAACTAGGAAAAGATAAAGTCAGTCACCgccaaaagcaaaagaaaaactcatttcacgaaggaggaagcagaagccCACCATCACAGGACACCCAGGGCCGCACAGCTGGTTGAAGACTATGCTGGAAAACCATGTGTGTTTTCCGAATCCTGAGGCCCCGGGCTTGTTCTGCCTCCCCTACAGCCCTGGGATTTCAATCCGAGCCATCCTTGGCCTCGGTTTCCTCCCGTGCAGGGTGACCTTGGATTAAGCCATCTCTGAGAACCAGGACAAGGAAGGGAGCCTTGAAAACTGTGACGAGCAGCCTCCAGTGGGTCTGATTTTGGGGATCCACACTGCAATGCCACAAACCCCAGTTTGAATGGGGTTGGGGGCAGCAGAGGACGAGGATGGTGCAAAGGATGGTAACTTTGTTTGTGGTGTAGAGAGTGTCTCAGTCCCAGGCTCCGGCCTCCAGCCTCCGGTCTGGACCCAGGAGCTCAGGCAGAACCTCAAGCCAAAGAAACGTGCCTCTTGTGTCCTCTCCCAGCCCGACGCACCCGTCCCGCACCTGTTCTCCTCAGGCATCCGGGAGACGCTGGAGGAGAACCGTCTGGCCTACCCAGGTCGGTTCTCCCACTCGGgcacagggaaaggggcagaggtgCAAAAGAAACCCAAATACCACCGTCTGGAGCCTTTGATTTTCCACTTTCCAACCAAACATTCAAGCACCAGCACTCACCACCCTTGGAGTTCACATTCCTTTTATTTCAACCACCACATTGCTTTGGGTTTCCTCACGACCGCCCAGTGAGGCAGGGGGCTCCCCATCTCTCTGCAGGAGCAGCTCTAAGGCCTCGCCGGGCACAGAGAGCACAGAACCCGGACCCAGGAGAGGCCAGGCTTTCCCACCAACAGGTAATCTCCCATCCACCACCCAGACTTCCCCTTGACGTCCCCGCCACAAAAGCAGGGGCCCCGAGAAGGCATGAGGACCAGAGTCAGGCAGGAGACGGGCCAGGGCCGGGCCTCACTTCTGGGAGAGGATGCGCAGGAACTCCTTGTAGTCCACCTGCCCATCCTCGTCCGTGTCGGCCTCCTGGATCATGGCATCTAGGTCCTCCTGGGACAGCGTCTGGCCCAGCTTGGCCATGGCCTGCTTGAGCTCGTCCACGCTGATGCGGCCGTTGCCATCCAGGTCGAAGGCGCGGAAGACCTCTTGTATATCCTGCTCGCTGCCCCAGGACTTCATCCTCTTGACCACCTCTGCCAGGAACTCCTGGAAGCTGATGACACTGTCGCCATCCGTGTCCACCTGGGCGATGAGCTCCTTCAGCTCGGCCTCCGACAGATCCTTGCCCAGGGCCTGCATCACGGCGCCCAGCTCCTGGGTGTTGATGGTGCCATCGCCGTTCTTGTCAAATCTGGAGAAAGCCGCCTTGAACTCGGCCACCTGCTCTTCAGACAGCTGCTTGGCCATGTCACTCACACCCGTCACGGAGCTGCCGACCAGCTCAAAGCGCTCACGTCAGAGCTGGGGACCAGCGACTGGGACAAGCAGCCAAGTCTGTGTGAGGGCAGAGCTCCCGTGGCAGCCTTGCCCTGGGATGGGAACCCCCTCCTTTTCTACAattggagcagagggaggggaaaggctCTCCACCCTCCGCATGTCCTTGGGCGAAATCCTCCTCCCAGGGAGGGACAGACAAGCGGCAGACCAGAAATGCCGGAATTGGAGTGGCAGGGCCCACCCAGGAGAAGCTGGGGGGAGCCAGCGTGGGGGCCGTCAGAGGCCTGTCAGCCTCCCCAGGACCCCATGGCAGACACAAGCCACCTTGGAAACTTCTCACACAGACCATGGCGGGAAGGGAAAGGGAGCCTCCCTCGGTGGCCACGGCAGGtcctggaggagagggggacTGTCCGGTGCTCCTGTCTGTGCTCCTTTCAGGCTACTGCCCAGCTCTCATCCCACAGGGCAGACCGGTGGGGACGGATGTGGTAGAACTGCATGGAATTCTACCAGGGTGGACCCATGGGCATCATTAAATCCCCAGCCCAGGGCGGTCGACAGATCTGTAGGTGGAAGATGCGGCCCGCTGCCTGCAGCTTCGAGCAAGCAAGGGGCCTGGGCGCACGCAGAACCTGGCCCCCCGGGTGGTGCTGTTTATGACACGAATATTCCAAGTGTGATTTCGGGGGGTGAGGAAAAGGCTTCCTGTCCCCTCAGAATACCTCTCCTCGAGCTCTGTGATTCCTCTGATCCTGTTCCATTGTTAGGTTCAAGGTTCTGCATGGGGACACAGGGGAGGAGTGCGGGGTCGTGCCCGAGAGCCGTGGGGATGCTGGGGAGTGCGTGGCCCCCAGGCTCCTGCGTTCTCTCGAAGGAAATCATCTCTGCCCACTGCTCTGAGTAGCAGAGTTTAGACCAAGAGCTCAACCCCTTGGGGACTATTCCCAAGTCCTTAGCAAGTGAGACCCAAGCCTCTGAAGGGACGTTTGCACCGGAGTCTCTATGGTGTCTTTCTCAAGCAGATCTCCTCTTGGTCCCTACACATTCCCAGGATTTCCACCCACCTGTGCCTCTGTGTATGGAATGAACTCCTTCACTCTCCCGAGGAATTGTATAAATTCCAGGTCTCTCTGGTTCAGCCCCTCCGACAGACTGAGGAGTCTCACCTTCCCTAGAGTGCAGCCGGGCAAacacctgccccccagcccaccccgaGTCAGGGGATccggatggagagaga from Halichoerus grypus chromosome 6, mHalGry1.hap1.1, whole genome shotgun sequence harbors:
- the LOC118531897 gene encoding calmodulin-alpha, translating into MAKQLSEEQVAEFKAAFSRFDKNGDGTINTQELGAVMQALGKDLSEAELKELIAQVDTDGDSVISFQEFLAEVVKRMKSWGSEQDIQEVFRAFDLDGNGRISVDELKQAMAKLGQTLSQEDLDAMIQEADTDEDGQVDYKEFLRILSQK